One region of Wyeomyia smithii strain HCP4-BCI-WySm-NY-G18 chromosome 3, ASM2978416v1, whole genome shotgun sequence genomic DNA includes:
- the LOC129726961 gene encoding uncharacterized protein LOC129726961 has product MDVYYMSDSIQYGSFRNPLYRDYEKFPYGTLENPLNNPPKSSQHLQQQQRNGAYSVAQEKTKSKSAKESCPFCKEQKKRPLGAYMRKRDQRITSESISEDAEECHQEEEEQGSGTETSPAGSPSNTELASHNHYHHGQVHRNVVSGRYTRQESQESDGK; this is encoded by the exons ATGGATGTGTACTATATGAGCGATAGTATCCAGTATGGATCCTTCCGGAATCCACTATACCGGGACTATGAGAAGTTCCCGTATGGAACACTGGAGAACCCGCTCAATAATCCGCCCAAGAGCAGCCAGCAtctgcagcagcagcaacggAACGGCGCCTACAGTGTGGCCCAAG aaaaaacgaaatcaaaaTCCGCTAAGGAATCGTGTCCCTTCTGCAAGGAGCAGAAGAAGCGACCACTTGGAGCGTACATGCGAAAGCGTGACCAACGCATCACCAGTGAAAGTATCTCCGAAGACGCCGAGGAATGCCACCAGGAGGAGGAGGAGCAGGGGAGTGGCACTGAAACGTCCCCAGCGGGAAGTCCCAGCAACACCGAGCTTGCCTCCCATAACCACTACCATCATGGGCAAGTGCACCGCAATGTGGTCAGTGGACGATACACTCGCCAAGAGTCACAGGAAAGCGATGGCAAATGA